One Kryptolebias marmoratus isolate JLee-2015 linkage group LG21, ASM164957v2, whole genome shotgun sequence DNA segment encodes these proteins:
- the LOC108230279 gene encoding glycogenin-1-like isoform X1, protein MADQAFVTLATNDSYSLGAMVLGKSLRNHNTTRKLVVLVGPNVSEPRQSVLRRIYDDVKVVDVLDSGDTAHLALMKRPDLGVTLTKLHCWTLTQYSKCVFMDADTLVLSNIDELFDREELSAAPDPGWPDCFNSGVFVFRPSVETYGKLLQYCTEKGSFDGGDQGVLNGFFNDWATADISKHLPFVYNLSSIAIYTYLPAFKQFGGSAKVVHFLGQTKPWSYTFDPQTKQISGGSQEAPTHPAFLLDWWTLYASAVVPMLQEQYGDEPFLTGCMESQESDTTVTTETVQVESSSSHAPMEPVMSSEQRKEQWEQGQADYMGMDSFDNIKRKLDTFLK, encoded by the exons atGGCAG ATCAGGCCTTTGTGACGTTGGCTACCAATGATAGCTACAGTCTGGGTGCGATGGTTCTGGGCAAGTCTCTTCGTAACCACAATACAACCAGGAAGCTGGTGGTACTCGTTGGCCCGAATGTGTCAGAGCCTCGCCA GTCCGTGCTGAGGAGGATCTACGACGACGTGAAGGTGGTGGATGTGCTGGACAGCGGCGACACAGCTCACTTGGCCCTGATGAAGAGGCCCGATCTGGGTGTCACCTTAACAAAGCTCCACTGCTGGACCCTCACGCAGTACTCCAAATGCGTGTTCATGGACGCCGACACCCTG GTGCTTTCCAACATAGACGAGCTGTTTGACAGGGAGGAGCTGTCGGCTGCTCCCGACCCCGGCTGGCCTGACTGCTTCAACTCTGGCGTGTTTGTTTTTCGGCCTTCTGTGGAGACGTACGGCAAGCTGCTTCAGTACTGCACAGAAAAGGGGAGCTTTGATG GAGGAGACCAAGGTGTTTTGAATGGCTTCTTCAATGACTGGGCGACAGCTGACATATCAAAACATCTCCCTTTCGTTTACAACCTCAGCAGCATAGCCATCTACACTTACCTGCCAGCGTTCAAGCA GTTCGGTGGCAGTGCAAAGGTGGTCCACTTCCTTGGGCAAACCAAGCCATGGAGCTACACATTTGACCCCCAGACGAAGCAGATTTCAGGGGGCTCGCAGGAGGCCCCCACACATCCAGCCTTCCTCCTGGACTGGTGGACCCTGTACGCCAGTGCTGTGGTGCCAATGCTGCAGGAACAGTACGGAGACGAGCCTTTTCTCACTGGATGTATGGAG TCCCAGGAAAGTGACACAACAGTCACTACTGAAACTGTACAG GTGGAGAGCAGCTCCTCACATGCACCCATGGAGCCCGTGATGTCTTCTGAGCAACGAAAGGAGCAATGGGAACAAGGTCAGGCTGACTACATGGGAATGGACTCGTTTGACAATATCAAGAGAAAGCTTGACACTTTCCTCAAATGA
- the LOC108230279 gene encoding glycogenin-1-like isoform X3 yields MADQAFVTLATNDSYSLGAMVLGKSLRNHNTTRKLVVLVGPNVSEPRQSVLRRIYDDVKVVDVLDSGDTAHLALMKRPDLGVTLTKLHCWTLTQYSKCVFMDADTLVLSNIDELFDREELSAAPDPGWPDCFNSGVFVFRPSVETYGKLLQYCTEKGSFDGGDQGVLNGFFNDWATADISKHLPFVYNLSSIAIYTYLPAFKQFGGSAKVVHFLGQTKPWSYTFDPQTKQISGGSQEAPTHPAFLLDWWTLYASAVVPMLQEQYGDEPFLTGCMEVESSSSHAPMEPVMSSEQRKEQWEQGQADYMGMDSFDNIKRKLDTFLK; encoded by the exons atGGCAG ATCAGGCCTTTGTGACGTTGGCTACCAATGATAGCTACAGTCTGGGTGCGATGGTTCTGGGCAAGTCTCTTCGTAACCACAATACAACCAGGAAGCTGGTGGTACTCGTTGGCCCGAATGTGTCAGAGCCTCGCCA GTCCGTGCTGAGGAGGATCTACGACGACGTGAAGGTGGTGGATGTGCTGGACAGCGGCGACACAGCTCACTTGGCCCTGATGAAGAGGCCCGATCTGGGTGTCACCTTAACAAAGCTCCACTGCTGGACCCTCACGCAGTACTCCAAATGCGTGTTCATGGACGCCGACACCCTG GTGCTTTCCAACATAGACGAGCTGTTTGACAGGGAGGAGCTGTCGGCTGCTCCCGACCCCGGCTGGCCTGACTGCTTCAACTCTGGCGTGTTTGTTTTTCGGCCTTCTGTGGAGACGTACGGCAAGCTGCTTCAGTACTGCACAGAAAAGGGGAGCTTTGATG GAGGAGACCAAGGTGTTTTGAATGGCTTCTTCAATGACTGGGCGACAGCTGACATATCAAAACATCTCCCTTTCGTTTACAACCTCAGCAGCATAGCCATCTACACTTACCTGCCAGCGTTCAAGCA GTTCGGTGGCAGTGCAAAGGTGGTCCACTTCCTTGGGCAAACCAAGCCATGGAGCTACACATTTGACCCCCAGACGAAGCAGATTTCAGGGGGCTCGCAGGAGGCCCCCACACATCCAGCCTTCCTCCTGGACTGGTGGACCCTGTACGCCAGTGCTGTGGTGCCAATGCTGCAGGAACAGTACGGAGACGAGCCTTTTCTCACTGGATGTATGGAG GTGGAGAGCAGCTCCTCACATGCACCCATGGAGCCCGTGATGTCTTCTGAGCAACGAAAGGAGCAATGGGAACAAGGTCAGGCTGACTACATGGGAATGGACTCGTTTGACAATATCAAGAGAAAGCTTGACACTTTCCTCAAATGA
- the LOC108230279 gene encoding glycogenin-1-like isoform X2, whose protein sequence is MIATVWVRWFWASLFVTTIQPGSWWYSLARMCQSLASKSVLRRIYDDVKVVDVLDSGDTAHLALMKRPDLGVTLTKLHCWTLTQYSKCVFMDADTLVLSNIDELFDREELSAAPDPGWPDCFNSGVFVFRPSVETYGKLLQYCTEKGSFDGGDQGVLNGFFNDWATADISKHLPFVYNLSSIAIYTYLPAFKQFGGSAKVVHFLGQTKPWSYTFDPQTKQISGGSQEAPTHPAFLLDWWTLYASAVVPMLQEQYGDEPFLTGCMESQESDTTVTTETVQVESSSSHAPMEPVMSSEQRKEQWEQGQADYMGMDSFDNIKRKLDTFLK, encoded by the exons ATGATAGCTACAGTCTGGGTGCGATGGTTCTGGGCAAGTCTCTTCGTAACCACAATACAACCAGGAAGCTGGTGGTACTCGTTGGCCCGAATGTGTCAGAGCCTCGCCAGTAA GTCCGTGCTGAGGAGGATCTACGACGACGTGAAGGTGGTGGATGTGCTGGACAGCGGCGACACAGCTCACTTGGCCCTGATGAAGAGGCCCGATCTGGGTGTCACCTTAACAAAGCTCCACTGCTGGACCCTCACGCAGTACTCCAAATGCGTGTTCATGGACGCCGACACCCTG GTGCTTTCCAACATAGACGAGCTGTTTGACAGGGAGGAGCTGTCGGCTGCTCCCGACCCCGGCTGGCCTGACTGCTTCAACTCTGGCGTGTTTGTTTTTCGGCCTTCTGTGGAGACGTACGGCAAGCTGCTTCAGTACTGCACAGAAAAGGGGAGCTTTGATG GAGGAGACCAAGGTGTTTTGAATGGCTTCTTCAATGACTGGGCGACAGCTGACATATCAAAACATCTCCCTTTCGTTTACAACCTCAGCAGCATAGCCATCTACACTTACCTGCCAGCGTTCAAGCA GTTCGGTGGCAGTGCAAAGGTGGTCCACTTCCTTGGGCAAACCAAGCCATGGAGCTACACATTTGACCCCCAGACGAAGCAGATTTCAGGGGGCTCGCAGGAGGCCCCCACACATCCAGCCTTCCTCCTGGACTGGTGGACCCTGTACGCCAGTGCTGTGGTGCCAATGCTGCAGGAACAGTACGGAGACGAGCCTTTTCTCACTGGATGTATGGAG TCCCAGGAAAGTGACACAACAGTCACTACTGAAACTGTACAG GTGGAGAGCAGCTCCTCACATGCACCCATGGAGCCCGTGATGTCTTCTGAGCAACGAAAGGAGCAATGGGAACAAGGTCAGGCTGACTACATGGGAATGGACTCGTTTGACAATATCAAGAGAAAGCTTGACACTTTCCTCAAATGA